In Cynocephalus volans isolate mCynVol1 chromosome 16, mCynVol1.pri, whole genome shotgun sequence, the following proteins share a genomic window:
- the UNK gene encoding RING finger protein unkempt homolog isoform X1 has protein sequence MSKGPVPGGSAASSAPPAATAQVLQAQPEKPQHYTYLKEFRTEQCPLFVQHKCTQHRPYTCFHWHFVNQRRRRSIRRRDGTFNYSPDVYCTKYDEATGLCPEGDECPFLHRTTGDTERRYHLRYYKTGICIHETDSKGNCTKNGLHCAFAHGPHDLRSPVYDIRELQAMEALQNGQTAVEGSIEGQSAGAASHAMIEKILSEEPRWQETAYVLGNYKTEPCKKPPRLCRQGYACPYYHNSKDRRRSPRKHKYRSSPCPNVKHGDEWGDPGKCENGDGCQYCHTRTEQQFHPEIYKSTKCNDMQQSGSCPRGPFCAFAHVEQPPLSDDLQPSSAVSSPTQPGPVLYMPSAAGDSVPVSPSSPHAPDLSALLCRNSSLGSPSNLCGSPPGSIRKPPNLEGIVFPGESGLAPGSYKKAPGFEREDQVGAEYLKNFKCQAKLKSHSLEPRSQEQPLLQPKQDMLAILPVGSPLTSSISSSITSSLAATPPSPAGTSSVPGMNANALPFYPTSDTVESVIESALDDLDLNEFGVAALEKTFDNSTVPHPGSITIGGSLLQSSAPVNIPGSLGSSASFHSASPSPPVSLSSHFLQQPQGHLSQSENTFLGTSASHGSLGLNGMNSSIWEHFASGSFSPGTSPAFLSGPGAAELARLRQELDEANGTIKQWEESWKQAKQACDAWKKEAEEASERASAAGAECELAREQRDALEVQVKKLQEELERLHSGPDPQALPAFSDLEALPLATLYSLQKQLRAHLEQVEKAVFHMQSVKCLKCQEQNRAVLPCQHAVLCELCAEGSECPVCQPGRAHALQS, from the exons GTACCTGAAGGAATTCCGCACAGAGCAGTGCCCACTCTTTGTGCAACACAAATGCACGCAGCATCGGCCCTACACCTGCTTCCACTGGCACTTCGTGAACCAGCGGCGCCGACGGTCCATCCGCCGACGGGACGGCACCTTCAACTACAGTCCTGACGTCTACTGCACCAAGTACGACGAGGCTACAGGCCTCTGCCCGGAGGGCGACGA GTGCCCATTCCTGCACAGGACTACAGGGGATACTGAGCGCAGGTACCACCTTCGTTACTACAAAACTGGAATCTGCATCCACGAAACAGACTCAAAAGGCAACTGCACCAAAAACGGCCTGCACTGCGCTTTTGCTCATGGGCCCCATGACCTCCGCTCCCCTGTCTACGACATCag ggAGCTCCAGGCCATGGAGGCCTTGCAGAATGGCCAGACCGCAGtagagggcagcatagagggccAGTCAGCTGGGGCTGCGAGCCACGCCATGATAGAAAAAATCCTCAGTGAGGAGCCTCGGTGGCAAG AGACAGCTTATGTGCTGGGGAACTATAAGACGGAGCCGTGCAAGAAGCCCCCGCGGCTGTGCCGCCAGGGCTACGCCTGTCCCTACTACCACAACAGCAAGGACCGGCGGCGGAGCCCCCGGAAACACAAATACAG GTCATCTCCTTGTCCAAATGTCAAACATGGAGATGAGTGGGGAGACCCCGGCAAATGTGAGAACGGAGATGGTTGCCAGTACTGCCACACCCGCACGGAGCAGCAGTTCCACCCGGAG ATCTACAAATCCACCAAGTGCAACGACATGCAGCAGTCGGGCAGCTGTCCCCGAGGACCTTTCTGCGCCTTTGCCCACGTAGAAC AGCCACCCCTAAGTGATGACCTACAGCCTTCCTCAGCTGTGTCCAGCCCCACCCAGCCGGGTCCCGTCTTGTACATGCCATCTGCTGCCGGAGACTCGGTGCCTGTGAGCCCCTCCAGCCCGCATGCCCCTGACCTCAGCGCC CTCCTCTGTAGAAACAGCAGCCTAGGCAGCCCATCTAACCTCTGTGGCTCCCCGCCGGGCTCCATCAGGAAGCCCCCAAACCTGGAGGGCATTGTCTTCCCTGGGGAATCTGGCCTTGCCCCTGGCAGCTATAAGAAGGCTCCTGGCTTCGAGAGGGAAGACCAGGTGGGAGCCGAGTACCTGAAAAATTTCAAATGCCAG GCCAAATTAAAATCTCATTCACTAGAGCCCAGAAGTCAAGAGCAACCTCTGCTTCAGCCCAAACAG GACATGCTGGCCATCCTCCCTGTGGGCAGCCCCCTGACCTCAAGCATCTCTTCTAGTATCACCTCCAGCCTGGCAGCTACACCCCCTAGCCCCGCGGGCACCAGCAGCGTCCCTGGCATGAATGCAAATGCTCTGCCCTTCTACCCCACCAGCGACACGGTAGAGTCAGTCATAG AATCTGCTTTGGATGATCTGGACCTAAATGAATTTGGGGTGGCCGCCCTGGAGAAGACTTTTGATAACAGCACAGTGCCCCACCCAGGCAGCATCACAATCG GTGGCAGTTTGCTGCAGAGCTCTGCACCTGTGAACATCCCTGGCTCCCTGGGCAGCTCTGCCTCCTTCCACTCAGCATCCCCATCCCCTCCAGTCAGCCTTTCCTCACACTTCCTGCAACAGCCCCAAGGCCACCTGAGCcagtcagaaaacacatttttggGGACCTCAGCATCACATGGATCTTTGG GTCTGAACGGGATGAACAGCAGCATCTGGGAGCACTTTGCCTCCGGAAGCTTCTCCCCGGGCACTTCCCCTGCCTTCCTGTCAGGGCCAGGGGCTGCTGAGCTGGCCCGGCTTCGGCAGGAGCTAGATGAAGCCAACGGCACCATCAAGCAGTGGGAGGAGTCCTGGAAGCAGGCCAAGCAG GCTTGTGATGCCTGGAAGAAGGAGGCGGAAGAGGCCAGTGAGCGGGCCAGTGCAGCCGGCGCCGAGTGCGAGTTGGCCCGGGAGCAGCGGGACGCGCTGGAGGTGCAGGTGAAGAAGCTCCAGGAGGAGCTGGAGCGGCTGCACTCGGGGCCTGACCCCCAGGCCCTGCCCGCCTTCTCAGACCTGGAGGCACTCCCGCTCGCCACCCTCTACTCCCTCCAAAAGCAGCTGCGGGCCCACCTGGAGCAAGTGGAAAAG GCTGTGTTCCACATGCAGTCCGTGAAATGCCTTAAGTGTCAGGAGCAGAACCGGGCGGTGCTGCCATGCCAACACGCTGTGCTGTGCGAGCTCTGTGCCGAGGGCAGCGAGTGCCCTGTCTGCCAGCCCGGCCGGGCCCATGCCCTCCAGTCGTGA
- the UNK gene encoding RING finger protein unkempt homolog isoform X2 yields MSKGPVPGGSAASSAPPAATAQVLQAQPEKPQHYTYLKEFRTEQCPLFVQHKCTQHRPYTCFHWHFVNQRRRRSIRRRDGTFNYSPDVYCTKYDEATGLCPEGDECPFLHRTTGDTERRYHLRYYKTGICIHETDSKGNCTKNGLHCAFAHGPHDLRSPVYDIRELQAMEALQNGQTAVEGSIEGQSAGAASHAMIEKILSEEPRWQETAYVLGNYKTEPCKKPPRLCRQGYACPYYHNSKDRRRSPRKHKYRSSPCPNVKHGDEWGDPGKCENGDGCQYCHTRTEQQFHPEIYKSTKCNDMQQSGSCPRGPFCAFAHVEQPPLSDDLQPSSAVSSPTQPGPVLYMPSAAGDSVPLLCRNSSLGSPSNLCGSPPGSIRKPPNLEGIVFPGESGLAPGSYKKAPGFEREDQVGAEYLKNFKCQAKLKSHSLEPRSQEQPLLQPKQDMLAILPVGSPLTSSISSSITSSLAATPPSPAGTSSVPGMNANALPFYPTSDTVESVIESALDDLDLNEFGVAALEKTFDNSTVPHPGSITIGGSLLQSSAPVNIPGSLGSSASFHSASPSPPVSLSSHFLQQPQGHLSQSENTFLGTSASHGSLGLNGMNSSIWEHFASGSFSPGTSPAFLSGPGAAELARLRQELDEANGTIKQWEESWKQAKQACDAWKKEAEEASERASAAGAECELAREQRDALEVQVKKLQEELERLHSGPDPQALPAFSDLEALPLATLYSLQKQLRAHLEQVEKAVFHMQSVKCLKCQEQNRAVLPCQHAVLCELCAEGSECPVCQPGRAHALQS; encoded by the exons GTACCTGAAGGAATTCCGCACAGAGCAGTGCCCACTCTTTGTGCAACACAAATGCACGCAGCATCGGCCCTACACCTGCTTCCACTGGCACTTCGTGAACCAGCGGCGCCGACGGTCCATCCGCCGACGGGACGGCACCTTCAACTACAGTCCTGACGTCTACTGCACCAAGTACGACGAGGCTACAGGCCTCTGCCCGGAGGGCGACGA GTGCCCATTCCTGCACAGGACTACAGGGGATACTGAGCGCAGGTACCACCTTCGTTACTACAAAACTGGAATCTGCATCCACGAAACAGACTCAAAAGGCAACTGCACCAAAAACGGCCTGCACTGCGCTTTTGCTCATGGGCCCCATGACCTCCGCTCCCCTGTCTACGACATCag ggAGCTCCAGGCCATGGAGGCCTTGCAGAATGGCCAGACCGCAGtagagggcagcatagagggccAGTCAGCTGGGGCTGCGAGCCACGCCATGATAGAAAAAATCCTCAGTGAGGAGCCTCGGTGGCAAG AGACAGCTTATGTGCTGGGGAACTATAAGACGGAGCCGTGCAAGAAGCCCCCGCGGCTGTGCCGCCAGGGCTACGCCTGTCCCTACTACCACAACAGCAAGGACCGGCGGCGGAGCCCCCGGAAACACAAATACAG GTCATCTCCTTGTCCAAATGTCAAACATGGAGATGAGTGGGGAGACCCCGGCAAATGTGAGAACGGAGATGGTTGCCAGTACTGCCACACCCGCACGGAGCAGCAGTTCCACCCGGAG ATCTACAAATCCACCAAGTGCAACGACATGCAGCAGTCGGGCAGCTGTCCCCGAGGACCTTTCTGCGCCTTTGCCCACGTAGAAC AGCCACCCCTAAGTGATGACCTACAGCCTTCCTCAGCTGTGTCCAGCCCCACCCAGCCGGGTCCCGTCTTGTACATGCCATCTGCTGCCGGAGACTCGGTGCCT CTCCTCTGTAGAAACAGCAGCCTAGGCAGCCCATCTAACCTCTGTGGCTCCCCGCCGGGCTCCATCAGGAAGCCCCCAAACCTGGAGGGCATTGTCTTCCCTGGGGAATCTGGCCTTGCCCCTGGCAGCTATAAGAAGGCTCCTGGCTTCGAGAGGGAAGACCAGGTGGGAGCCGAGTACCTGAAAAATTTCAAATGCCAG GCCAAATTAAAATCTCATTCACTAGAGCCCAGAAGTCAAGAGCAACCTCTGCTTCAGCCCAAACAG GACATGCTGGCCATCCTCCCTGTGGGCAGCCCCCTGACCTCAAGCATCTCTTCTAGTATCACCTCCAGCCTGGCAGCTACACCCCCTAGCCCCGCGGGCACCAGCAGCGTCCCTGGCATGAATGCAAATGCTCTGCCCTTCTACCCCACCAGCGACACGGTAGAGTCAGTCATAG AATCTGCTTTGGATGATCTGGACCTAAATGAATTTGGGGTGGCCGCCCTGGAGAAGACTTTTGATAACAGCACAGTGCCCCACCCAGGCAGCATCACAATCG GTGGCAGTTTGCTGCAGAGCTCTGCACCTGTGAACATCCCTGGCTCCCTGGGCAGCTCTGCCTCCTTCCACTCAGCATCCCCATCCCCTCCAGTCAGCCTTTCCTCACACTTCCTGCAACAGCCCCAAGGCCACCTGAGCcagtcagaaaacacatttttggGGACCTCAGCATCACATGGATCTTTGG GTCTGAACGGGATGAACAGCAGCATCTGGGAGCACTTTGCCTCCGGAAGCTTCTCCCCGGGCACTTCCCCTGCCTTCCTGTCAGGGCCAGGGGCTGCTGAGCTGGCCCGGCTTCGGCAGGAGCTAGATGAAGCCAACGGCACCATCAAGCAGTGGGAGGAGTCCTGGAAGCAGGCCAAGCAG GCTTGTGATGCCTGGAAGAAGGAGGCGGAAGAGGCCAGTGAGCGGGCCAGTGCAGCCGGCGCCGAGTGCGAGTTGGCCCGGGAGCAGCGGGACGCGCTGGAGGTGCAGGTGAAGAAGCTCCAGGAGGAGCTGGAGCGGCTGCACTCGGGGCCTGACCCCCAGGCCCTGCCCGCCTTCTCAGACCTGGAGGCACTCCCGCTCGCCACCCTCTACTCCCTCCAAAAGCAGCTGCGGGCCCACCTGGAGCAAGTGGAAAAG GCTGTGTTCCACATGCAGTCCGTGAAATGCCTTAAGTGTCAGGAGCAGAACCGGGCGGTGCTGCCATGCCAACACGCTGTGCTGTGCGAGCTCTGTGCCGAGGGCAGCGAGTGCCCTGTCTGCCAGCCCGGCCGGGCCCATGCCCTCCAGTCGTGA